The following DNA comes from Simkania negevensis Z.
AGCGGCAACCTGAGAATTTTTTCCCTCAATGTCAAAGAAACCTCCACATTTGAAGAAGTCGGTCTTTGATCACTTTCACTTTTGTACGGGTTTCTTCGTTCATCAGGCTTTCCTAAGATAATTTTTTTGACATTCTAGGGCAATCTCTTGGAAAAATCAATGATTTTCAATCCAGTATAAAAAGTATTTCCTTTATCTAATTTATTTTTCAATTTATTTAACACAATTAACTAAAACACATCTATTTTACGTTTTTCATATGTAAAAATTTTTTAAAAAATTAGGATTGTTTACCCTTTACATAAAAAAAAAAGTGCCTATAATAATTGGAATCAAAAATATTTCGGAGAGTCAAGCTCTCTAAAACCTATCAGCAATTATTTCGGAGGAAATATGGCATTAGAAGGTGTTACTAACGCAGTTGGACCTTATGCGACACAATTTACTGATTTCGTTTCTAGAAACTGGACTGCATTTAAAGATGCATCTGTTGAATATGGAACGGCGATTTGGAACAGCACCCCTGTTCAAAGAGTTGTTGAATTTTCATCTCCTTACTTCAACAAAGCAGCAGCATACTATCCTGAGTGGGCAAAGTTTTCTTGGTCAACAGGAACAGCAGTAGCGACAATCTCTGTGTCTGTTCTTTTCCTAGCTTTCGTCGGCTATATGACAGGAAACACAAGCTCATCTGGTGGAAGAGCTGCTCACTAATTTCTAAATCTTAGAGATTAGCGATCAAATTTAAACGGATCTCTTAGGAGATCCGTTTTTTACGTTAAAAACCACCATTTGGTTCTGAAAACCTACTAAAACATTCTTTACGTTTTTAATTTATACAGATTTTGCTATGATGGAACTCTAATTTCATTATATGAAATTGAAATTTGAGAAATATATATCTTGAATTTTAATTATGAGATTGAGAAATTATTTCTTTAAAAAATTGGAGGTTCAAATGAAAATAACTAATGCTGATAGCTGGACGTTTGTCTATCCCGACATGATTCCAATTTCTATTCCTGTTACAGTTAAAATACTATCATCAACCGAAGCCATATTCGAATTTACTTTTGGAAAGGAATCAGGTAAAATTTCTCTCCACCTTGGAACCCTTTTAAATGACTCTTTTCAAGGAAACTACGAGATACCAACCCTAGGAACCAACTCAATCACATTCAAAGTTGCAGAACACGGAAAAAAACTTATTGGAAAGCCGGCAGGATTTCATGGACCTATGCAGTGGACATTTACACGGACATAGATCCATTTCACAAAAATAAGCTTAGAAAGTGTCATTACAAGTTAGTTAATTTTTAACCGACTCTTGGAGAAAATTTCATAATCGGCCTCCTTCAGCAAGACCCATTTCCCCTTTCTGCCATCCAATCGCTTTGAGCCTTTTTTCCAAAAGCCACTTCTTTATTAATCCTCTCATGACGATACTATCTAGATGGCCATTAAATAGTTTTTGATCTACAAGAAATACCACCGTGTTTCGCCAGACTCGTCTTTGTTGCTTCTGCACTTAAAAAATAAACTGCATCGGGGTTGAGATCTCGAACCATTTCTCTAAAGCGGTTCTCATATTCTTTATTAATACATCCCATGGCGACGATCACCCTTTTTCCATCTGGAGCTTCTCCGCTCACCATGTTAAAAAAGTTCATAACAGGAGCGTGAGGTCCTTCTCCCTTTTTGTAAGAAAAACTCCCTGCGACTCTTCGTACCTCGAACCCTTGCACTTCAAGGTCTTTGGCAGCTTTATCTTCAAATGGCTTTTTTAATTCACAAGCCGCTAGAGTGCGATCTTTGAATCTTTGAATTGTTGCTGCATCCTGAATCCCCATATCTTCTCGTAAGTATCTCTCATATTCAGGCTCAAAATCGCGAAAAGCTTGTACGGCATCATTGACCGCAATGACTCCGTCTCCAACAATTGCCATATTCATATCTAGATGAAAATCACCAGGCTGTTCAATAAAGTAGATGTCCTTTATTGGTATCCCGTAGTCAATTCCAAATGCCATTTTCACTTCTTCTGCAGAAACAGGTCTACCTAAGTCTTGTTCCATAATGGCTTTTGTCGCAGAAAATGAATCGAGGCCGATAATAATGTAGGGTTCACCATTTCCTCTAAAACCGCTAATAGTATTCCCGCCTTCGCTATAAGTTAAAGACATAGAAGCAGGAACACCCAATGCTGTAGCTAATCGCACTGCTTTTTCCTGCTGTCCCTTTTCTAATACTTGTCCAACAATGGATGTACTAATTAGCGAAATCTTCACATTGCTATGATTATAATTTTCAAAACGTTCTTGCCGATCTGCATGAACCTATCCAACTAAATTTTTTATCCAAGTATAAACTACCCCCAATATTACCAATCCATTCCATATCACGAATAAACGCTCCCATCGCATCAATAGCCGACGACAACGTCTTTTTAACCAAGCAAAAGCTCGTTCTACCTTCCAGCGTTGTGGGCTCAATTTGAAGAAATGGGTAACTTCGTTAATTTCTGGCGCCCATCTTCCTTTGATTTTCCGATAGGGAATTAGAGGAAATATTCCCATGTTTAACAAAAACTGACGTAACCAGCCTGCATCATAACCTTTGTCTGCCTCAAGAACAACTACTCGCCCTTTGAGTGACTTTAATGGAAGCTGTGTAAGCAATCTGCTAACTTCCTGTTTTTCATCCCCCTTTGCATCGGTAGTTGTAATGGCTATTGCATTGCCGTTTTTATCGATAAGCAAGTGAAGCAGAACTCCCTTGCCTTTATAACCATAATCAACTTTTTCCCCTCCTCCTGGAGCGGGGGGAAAAAGAACCGTCCACAGCTACTTGAGAAAGATCAACTTTTCCTTCCATTATTGCTATCTGTAATAGCCCACTCATCACCTTATCAAAAACTCCTTCAACACTCCATTGCTTTAACCATTTGTGAGCTGTAGAACGAGGGATAAAAAGAGAGGAATCTGTCGGAAGATCCGCCCAACGACATCCTCTCGTTAAGATAAAGAGTATTGAATTCCAGGTTTTGCGTAGATCACTTCGAGGAGTTCCTCTCTCCAAAGGAAAAGTATGGTCCATAAGACCTTCAATGAGTTGCCATTGTTCATCTGATAAACACTTAAATCCTGCCATGTCATCTCCTAAATTTTTTTAAAAGAATATAGCATTTAACTTTTTAGTTGGATAGATTCATAGATGTTTGCATCCATTATTTTTTTCGTTTGGTCCTGATAAACAGCCGCAGGCATATAGGGAATACGGATTTCATTGGGAGTAAATTCGATAAAATCTTGTGGGTAAGCTGCGTCTAAATCGTCATCAAAAACTAGACTATGTTCAAGTACTTCTCTTGAATCCGTAACAACTGAAATCCCATGTTGATTACCAAATTTTTCCATTTCTCTTTCAAATGGAGCCTCTCCTGATTTGATACAGCTTCCAACATACCATGCTGTTGTAGGTCCCATAGTCTTCGAACGAACTCGTTGATCTGGATCTTGAATACTAGCTTGATAAACATCTTCTAAGTGGTTAAGTCTCCAGAGCCG
Coding sequences within:
- a CDS encoding transposase — its product is MWTVLFPPAPGGGEKVDYGYKGKGVLLHLLIDKNGNAIAITTTDAKGDEKQEVSRLLTQLPLKSLKGRVVVLEADKGYDAGWLRQFLLNMGIFPLIPYRKIKGRWAPEINEVTHFFKLSPQRWKVERAFAWLKRRCRRLLMRWERLFVIWNGLVILGVVYTWIKNLVG
- a CDS encoding transposase, which encodes MAGFKCLSDEQWQLIEGLMDHTFPLERGTPRSDLRKTWNSILFILTRGCRWADLPTDSSLFIPRSTAHKWLKQWSVEGVFDKVMSGLLQIAIMEGKVDLSQVAVDGSFSPRSRRRGKS